In Indicator indicator isolate 239-I01 chromosome 29, UM_Iind_1.1, whole genome shotgun sequence, the following are encoded in one genomic region:
- the SPAG9 gene encoding C-Jun-amino-terminal kinase-interacting protein 4 isoform X2: MSPSCMLLFVFGFVGGAVVVNSAILVSLSVLLLVHFSISAGVPVLTQNLPRILRKERPISLGIFPLPPGDVLLTPEAQREAGETPGSEHWKFQELSQPRSHTSLKDELSDVSQAGSKSTTPASAAPADVPVLPAETPPREDVEGPAKNTEVLSERLDEGKNIEVQVAQETRNVSTGGNENEEKSEVQAIIESTPELDMDKDLSGYKGSSTPTKGIENKAFDRNTESLFEELSSAGSGLIGDVDEGADLLGMGREVENLILENTQLLETKNALNVVKNDLIARVDELTCEKDVLQGELEAVKQAKQKLEEKNKELEEELRKARAEAEEARQKAKEDDDSDVPTAQRKRFTRVEMARVLMERNQYKERLMELQEAVRWTEMIRASRENPAMQEKKRSSIWQFFSRLFSSSSNTAKKPEPPVNVKYNAPTSHITPSVKKRSSTLSQLPSDKSKAFEFLSEETEASLASRREQKREQYRQVKAHVQKEDGRVQAFGWSLPQKYKQVANGGQGENKMKNLPVPVYLRPLDEKDTSMKLWCAVGVNLSGGKTRDGGSVVGASVFYNDVTGADGEGSKQQTGSQSSLDRLDQELKDQQKEMKNQEELSSLVWICTSTHSATKVIIIDANQPGNILDSFIVCNSHVLCIASVPGARETDYPAGEEGSQEADSGQVDKSSLCGSMTSNSSADTDSLLGGITVVGCTAEGVAGAPVAHDANGGSPVTDKQPETATENNVVEENIPTAEEATEATEVSAGTGEDAADIAQSGVYTEHVFTDPLGVQNTAEASPVYQPSTESELYKDVAVLPNEQDLVREEAQKMSSLLPTMWLGAQNGCLYVHSSVAQWRKCVHAIKLKDSILSIVHVKGIVLVALADGTLAIFHRGVDGQWDLSNYHLLDLGRPHHSIRCMTVVHDKVWCGYRNKIYVVQPKAMKIEKSFDAHPRRESQVRQLAWVGDGVWVSIRLDSTLRLYHAHTYQHLQDVDIEPYVSKMLGTGKLGFSFVRITALMVSCNRLWVGTGNGVIISIPLTETVILHQGRLLGLRANKVAAGGRPGSVIRVYGDENSDKVTPGTFIPYCSMAHAQLCFHGHRDAVKFFVAVPGQVVCPQSSGGTELTADKPAQESFNQSPLKSMLVISGGEGYIDFRMGDEGGESELLGEALQLEPSVAKAERSHLIVWQVLCGSE; the protein is encoded by the exons ATGAGCCCCAGCTGCATGCTGCTCTTCGTCTTCGGCTTCGTGGGCGGCGCCGTGGTGGTGAACTCGGCCATCCTGGTGTCGCTCTCGGTGCTGCTGCTCGTCCACTTCTCCATCTCGGCCGGGGTGCCGGTGCTGACGCAGAACCTCCCCAGGATTCTCAG AAAGGAGCGCCCCATATCTCTGGGCATCTTCCCCTTGCCTCCAGGAGATGTCCTGCTGACCCCTGAGGCCCAGCGTGAGGCGGGGGAAACGCCCGGGTCGGAGCACTGGAAGTTCCAGGAGCTGAGCCAGCCACGCTCCCACACCAGCCTGAAG GATGAGCTCTCTGACGTTAGCCAAGCAGGCTCAAAGTCTACCACTCCAGCATCCGCAGCCCCTGCAGAcgtccctgtgctgcctgccgAGACACCTCCCAGGGAGGATGTTGAAGGGCCTGCAAAGAACACAGAAGTGCTGAGCGAGAGGCTGGACGAAGGCAAGAACATTGAGGTGCAGGTAGCTCAAGAGACAAGGAATGTATCCACGG GTGGAAATGAAAACGAAGAAAAATCTGAAGTTCAGGCAATCATTGAGtcaactccagagctggatatgGATAAAGACCTCAGTGGGTATAAGGGCTCCAG CACTCCTACCAAAGGCATAGAGAACAAAGCCTTTGACCGTAACACAGAGTCACTCTTTGAGGAGCTGTCATCTGCTGGTTCTGGCCTAATTGGAGATGTGGATGAAGGTGCAGATTTACTGG GAATGGGGCGTGAGGTTGAAAACCTGATCTTGGAGAACACTCAGCTGCTGGAGACAAA AAATGCCTTGAATGTTGTGAAGAATGATCTGATAGCAAGGGTGGATGAGCTGACCTGTGAGAAGGACGTGCTGCAGGGTGAGCTGGAGGCTGTGAAacaagcaaagcagaagctTGAAGAGAAGAACAAAGAGCTGGAAGAAGAGCTGAGGAA GGCTCgtgcagaagcagaggaagcaaGGCAGAAGGCCAAGGAGGATGATGAT AGCGATGTGCCCACGGCCCAGCGGAAGCGCTTCACCCGTGTGGAGATGGCCAGGGTCCTGATGGAGAGGAACCagtacaaggagaggctgatggAGCTCCAGGAGGCTGTCAGATGGACAGAGATGATAAG AGCATCCAGAGAAAACCCAGCCATGCAGGAAAAGAAGAGGTCAAGCATCTGGCAGTT TTTTAGCAGACTCTTCAGTTCCTCAAGCAATACAGCTAAGAAACCAGAACCTCCTGTCAACGTGAAATATAATGCTCCAACCTCCCACATTACTCCATCAGtcaagaaaagaagcagcacctTATCTCAGCTCCCAAGTGACAAATCTAAAGCCTTTGAATTCCTCAGTGAAGA GACAGAAGCCAGCCTGGCGTCGCGCCGGGAGCAGAAGCGGGAGCAGTACCGCCAGGTGAAGGCTCATGTGCAGAAGGAGGATGGCAGGGTGCAGGCGTTTGGCTGGAGTCTACCTCAGAAGTACAAACAG GTGGCAAATGGTGGCCAGGGTGAGAATAAGATGAAGAACTTGCCTGTACCTGTTTACCTGAGACCTTTAGATGAGAAGGATACCTCTATGAAG CTGTGGTGTGCTGTAGGGGTGAACCTCTCAGGAGGGAAGACACGAGATGGTGGCTCTGTGGTTGGTGCCAGTGTGTTCTACAATGATGTGACTGGAGCCGACGGGGAGGGGAGCAAGCAGCAGACAGGATCGCAGAGCAGCTTAGACAGACTGGACCAGGAGCTCAAG GACCAGCAGAAGGAGATGAAAAATCAGGAGGAGTTATCCAGCCTGGTTTGGATCTGTACTAGCACACATTCTGCCACAAAAGTGATCATCATAGATGCCAACCAACCAGGGAACATCCTGGACAGTTTCATTGTCTGCAACTCTCACGTGCTTTGCATTGCCAGTGTCCCAG GGGCTAGGGAAACAGACTATCCTGCAGGAGAAGAAGGGTCTCAAGAAGCAGACTCCGGTCAAGTGGACAAGTCCTCTCTGTGTGGGAGCATGACcagcaacagctctgcagacacaGACAGCTTGCTGGGAGGGATCACAGTGGTTGGCTGCACTGCAGAGGGTGTCGCAGGAGCACCTGTAGCTCATGATGCCAATGGGGGCTCACCAGTGACAGACAAACAGCCAG AAACTGCAACTGAAAATAATGTAGTAGAGGAGAACATTCCAACAGCAGAGGAGGCAACAGAAGCAACAGAGGTCAGTGCAGGAACAGGAGAAGATGCAGCTGATATTGCACAAAGTGGAGTCTACACAGAGCATGTCTTCACAGACCCTCTGGGAGTGCAGAACACAGCTGAGGCCTCTCCAGTCTACCAGCCTAG TACTGAGTCAGAGCTGTACAAAGATGTTGCAGTCTTGCCAAACGAGCAGGATCTGGTGAGAGAAGAAGCGCAGAAGATGAGCAGCCTTCTGCCCACCATGTGGCTTGGGGCACAGAACGGATG CCTGTATGTTCATTCATCAGTGGCCCAGTGGAGGAAATGTGTTCATGCCATTAAACTTAAAGATTCTATTCTCAGTATTGT aCATGTCAAAGGAATAGTTTTAGTTGCACTAGCTGATGGAACTCTAGCAATATTCCACCGTGGAGTCG ATGGTCAGTGGGATCTGAGCAACTACCACCTGCTGGACCTGGGTCGGCCGCATCACTCCATACGCTGCATGACCGTGGTGCACGACAAGGTCTGGTGTGGCTACAGGAACAAAATCTATGTCGTTCAGCCAAAGGCCATGAAGATAGAG AAGTCCTTCGATGCACACCCAAGGAGAGAGAGCCAAGTGAGGCAGCTGGCCTGGGTGGGGGATGGGGTGTGGGTGTCCATTCGCCTGGACTCCACCCTGCGCCTCTACCACGCACACACCTaccagcacctgcaggatgTGGACATTGAGCCTTATGTCAGCAAAATGCTAG GTACTGGTAAACTGGGATTCTCTTTTGTGAGAATCACAGCTCTTATGGTGTCTTGTAATCGTTTATGGGTAGGAACAGGAAATGGTGTCATCATCTCCATTCCATTAACAGAAA CTGTAATCCTCCACCAGGGACGTTTACTGGGGCTGAGGG CCAACAAGGTGGCGGCTGGCGGCCGGCCGGGCAGCGTCATCCGCGTCTACGGCGATGAGAACAGTGACAAGGTCAcccctggcaccttcatccccTACTGCTCCATGGCAcatgcccagctctgcttccatGGGCACCGTGACGCTGTCAAGTTCTTCGTGGCAGTGCCTG